Proteins encoded together in one Streptomyces sp. NBC_01216 window:
- a CDS encoding L,D-transpeptidase produces MEKRVMTDSKRRRKSLAAAAAVLGGVLVLSACGGGDKDGAADSSQSPQSQAQVDEAAAQKTSKAQISISPENGATNASINKDTKVSVTDGTLTEVTMTSQDGKSVEGELSADKLSWAPTAPLARATVYKIAATAQDAGGLEAHENSSFTTVSAANSFIGNFTPENGSTVGVGMPVSIKFNKPITDRKAVQGGIKVSSSSGQEVVGHWFNSQRLDFRPESYWTEGSTVTLKLELDGVEGADGVFGVQQKTVSFKIGRNQVSVVDVATKTMKVQQDGKTIKTIPISAGSPQNPTYNGQMVISEKFKETRMNGATVGFTDDDGKGEYDIKDVPHAMRLSTSGTFIHGNYWGADSVFGNVNTSHGCVGLNDVKGAGDPNQMAAWLYDHSLIGDVVIVKNSKDKTIAPDNGLNGWNLNWAAWKAGSAL; encoded by the coding sequence ATGGAGAAGCGTGTGATGACGGACAGCAAGCGCCGCCGCAAGAGCCTGGCCGCCGCGGCCGCGGTGCTCGGTGGCGTATTGGTGCTCTCGGCCTGCGGTGGGGGCGACAAGGACGGCGCGGCCGACAGCTCGCAGTCGCCCCAGTCACAGGCTCAGGTCGACGAGGCCGCGGCGCAGAAGACCTCCAAGGCCCAGATATCCATCTCGCCCGAGAACGGCGCCACCAACGCGTCCATCAACAAGGACACCAAGGTCTCCGTCACCGACGGCACCCTGACCGAAGTGACCATGACCTCCCAGGACGGCAAGAGCGTCGAGGGCGAACTGTCCGCCGACAAGCTCAGCTGGGCCCCCACCGCACCCCTCGCCCGCGCCACGGTCTACAAGATCGCCGCGACGGCGCAGGACGCCGGCGGTCTCGAAGCGCACGAGAACTCCTCCTTCACCACCGTCTCCGCGGCCAACAGCTTCATCGGCAACTTCACCCCCGAGAACGGCTCGACCGTCGGCGTGGGCATGCCCGTCTCGATCAAGTTCAACAAGCCGATCACCGACCGGAAGGCCGTCCAGGGCGGCATCAAGGTGAGCTCCAGCAGCGGCCAGGAGGTCGTGGGCCACTGGTTCAACTCCCAGCGCCTCGACTTCCGTCCCGAGTCGTACTGGACCGAGGGCTCGACCGTCACCCTGAAGCTGGAGCTCGACGGCGTCGAGGGTGCCGACGGCGTCTTCGGAGTGCAGCAGAAGACCGTCAGCTTCAAGATCGGCCGCAACCAGGTCTCCGTCGTCGACGTCGCCACCAAGACGATGAAGGTCCAGCAGGACGGCAAGACGATCAAGACCATCCCGATCTCGGCCGGCTCCCCGCAGAACCCCACCTACAACGGTCAGATGGTGATCTCCGAGAAGTTCAAGGAGACCCGGATGAACGGCGCCACCGTCGGCTTCACGGACGACGACGGCAAGGGCGAGTACGACATCAAGGACGTCCCGCACGCCATGCGGCTGTCCACCTCCGGCACGTTCATCCACGGCAACTACTGGGGTGCCGACTCCGTCTTCGGCAACGTCAACACCAGCCACGGCTGCGTGGGTCTGAACGACGTCAAGGGCGCCGGCGACCCGAACCAGATGGCCGCCTGGCTCTACGACCACTCGCTGATCGGCGACGTCGTGATCGTCAAGAACTCGAAGGACAAGACGATCGCGCCCGACAACGGCCTCAACGGCTGGAACCTGAACTGGGCGGCCTGGAAGGCCGGATCGGCCCTCTGA
- the hutH gene encoding histidine ammonia-lyase, with amino-acid sequence MHSVVLGTSGTTFQDVIDVARHGARVELSPEAVQALADARAVIDALAAKPEPVYGVSTGFGALATRHISPELRAQLQRNIVRSHAAGMGPRVEREVVRALMFLRLKTVASGHTGVRPEVAQTMADVLNAGITPVVHEYGSLGCSGDLAPLSHCALALMGEGDAEDADGTVKPAGELLAAAGIQPVELREKEGLALLNGTDGMLGMLIMALADLDNLYKTADITAALSLEALLGTEKVLEPELHAIRPHPGQGASAANMLAVLKGSGLTGHFQEEEAPRVQDAYSVRCAPQVAGAGRDTMAHARLVAERELAAAVDNPVVLSDGQVRSNGNFHGAPVAYVLDFLAISAADLGSIAERRTDRLLDKNRSHGLPPFLADDAGVDSGLMIAQYTQAALVSEMKRLAVPASADSIPSSAMQEDHVSMGWSAARKLRTAIGNLSRILAVELYAATRGIELRRGLTPAPASQAAVTALREAGVEGPGPDRFLAPDLEAADAFVRAGGLIAAVEPVTGPLA; translated from the coding sequence ATGCACTCCGTCGTGCTGGGCACGTCCGGCACCACCTTCCAAGACGTCATCGACGTCGCCCGCCACGGCGCCCGCGTCGAGCTGTCGCCCGAGGCCGTGCAGGCGCTCGCCGACGCGCGGGCCGTCATCGACGCCCTCGCCGCGAAGCCCGAGCCCGTCTACGGGGTCTCGACCGGGTTCGGCGCCCTCGCCACCCGCCACATCAGCCCCGAGCTGCGCGCCCAGCTCCAGCGCAACATCGTCCGCTCGCACGCCGCCGGCATGGGCCCGCGCGTCGAGCGCGAGGTCGTCCGCGCCCTGATGTTCCTGCGACTGAAGACCGTCGCCTCCGGGCACACCGGCGTCCGGCCCGAGGTCGCCCAGACGATGGCCGACGTCCTCAACGCCGGCATCACCCCCGTGGTGCACGAGTACGGCTCCCTCGGCTGCTCCGGAGACCTCGCCCCGCTCTCCCACTGCGCTCTCGCCCTGATGGGCGAGGGCGACGCGGAGGACGCGGACGGCACGGTGAAGCCCGCCGGCGAGCTGCTCGCCGCCGCCGGTATCCAGCCCGTCGAACTGCGAGAGAAGGAGGGCCTGGCCCTCCTCAACGGCACCGACGGCATGCTCGGCATGCTGATCATGGCCCTCGCCGACCTCGACAACCTGTACAAGACCGCCGACATCACCGCGGCCCTCTCCCTCGAAGCGCTCCTCGGCACCGAGAAGGTCCTGGAACCGGAGCTGCACGCCATCCGCCCCCACCCGGGCCAGGGCGCCTCCGCCGCCAACATGCTCGCCGTACTCAAGGGCTCCGGCCTCACCGGCCACTTCCAGGAGGAGGAGGCCCCGCGCGTCCAGGACGCCTACTCGGTCCGCTGCGCCCCGCAGGTCGCCGGCGCCGGCCGCGACACCATGGCCCACGCCCGCCTGGTCGCCGAGCGGGAGCTGGCCGCCGCCGTCGACAACCCGGTAGTGCTGTCCGACGGCCAGGTCCGCTCCAACGGCAACTTCCACGGCGCCCCCGTCGCGTACGTCCTGGACTTCCTCGCGATCTCCGCCGCCGACCTCGGCTCCATCGCCGAGCGCCGCACCGACCGTCTCCTCGACAAGAACCGGTCCCACGGCCTGCCGCCGTTCCTGGCCGACGACGCCGGTGTCGACTCGGGCCTGATGATCGCCCAGTACACCCAGGCCGCCCTGGTCAGCGAGATGAAGCGGCTGGCGGTGCCCGCCTCCGCCGACTCGATCCCGTCCTCCGCGATGCAGGAGGACCACGTCTCGATGGGCTGGTCCGCCGCCCGCAAACTGCGCACCGCGATCGGCAACCTGAGCCGGATCCTCGCCGTCGAGCTGTACGCCGCCACCCGGGGCATCGAGCTGCGCCGCGGTCTGACCCCCGCCCCCGCCTCGCAGGCGGCCGTCACCGCCCTGCGCGAGGCCGGCGTCGAGGGGCCTGGTCCGGACCGCTTCCTCGCCCCCGACCTGGAGGCCGCCGACGCCTTCGTCCGCGCCGGCGGGCTGATCGCCGCCGTCGAACCGGTCACCGGCCCGCTCGCCTGA
- a CDS encoding DinB family protein: MTSKLVRPPLQADERTALTGWLELQRQILRWKCEGLSDEDAHRSVIPTSPAMTMAGLISHMRWTEHMWLEVLFLGGDKKQNPAFDESSEDADWHTDGRPLTELLAEYEAQCARGNEIVAAASLDDVGRHPDFHSGSANLRWMLIHLVEETGRHAGHADIVRELLDGAKGYY, encoded by the coding sequence ATGACATCGAAACTGGTACGCCCCCCGCTCCAAGCGGACGAACGCACCGCGCTCACCGGCTGGCTGGAACTGCAGCGGCAGATCCTGCGCTGGAAATGTGAGGGACTGAGCGACGAGGACGCGCACCGCTCGGTCATTCCGACCTCACCGGCCATGACGATGGCCGGCCTCATCTCCCATATGCGCTGGACCGAGCACATGTGGCTGGAGGTGCTGTTCCTCGGCGGCGACAAGAAGCAGAACCCGGCGTTCGACGAGTCGAGCGAGGACGCCGACTGGCACACCGACGGCCGCCCCCTCACCGAGCTCCTCGCGGAATACGAGGCTCAGTGCGCCCGCGGCAACGAGATCGTCGCCGCGGCCTCCCTCGACGACGTCGGCCGGCACCCCGACTTCCACTCCGGCAGCGCCAACCTCCGCTGGATGCTGATCCACCTCGTCGAGGAGACGGGGCGGCACGCGGGGCACGCGGACATCGTCCGGGAGTTGCTCGACGGCGCGAAGGGCTATTACTAG
- a CDS encoding DUF397 domain-containing protein, producing MTDTSPNWHKSTYSGADNDACVEVADNLPRVHVRDTKDHARGELTAAPAAWTVFTAFASAHTV from the coding sequence ATGACTGACACCTCTCCGAACTGGCACAAGAGCACCTACAGCGGCGCCGACAACGACGCCTGCGTCGAAGTCGCCGACAACCTCCCCCGCGTCCACGTCCGCGACACCAAGGACCACGCCAGGGGCGAGCTGACGGCCGCCCCCGCCGCCTGGACCGTGTTCACCGCGTTCGCGAGCGCCCACACGGTCTGA
- a CDS encoding helix-turn-helix domain-containing protein, producing the protein MPGAKELDPGDGIQQYLGNVVREARLALGREWTQAHLATQVFSSGSRISAIERGEDPPDRDLAKKLEIVLRLPPGTLVSLVRILTEQNVRDYAKTYLRRQLEATAIHEFSLVVPGLLQTADYARAVMEAGLPGDAAQIGDYVRRRMERQTVLARPDPPWMVVVLDEAALRRDIGGGQVMRAQIEHLLDLGERPHVNIQLLPMKGTPVPGSVALLTLPQGVRGAYTEGFSTGNYTEEPAEVMRFQRVYDLLQQGALGVRASLRLMRAIAKEHDD; encoded by the coding sequence ATGCCAGGAGCGAAGGAACTGGACCCGGGGGACGGCATCCAGCAGTACCTCGGAAACGTGGTGCGCGAGGCACGCCTGGCGCTCGGCCGTGAGTGGACGCAGGCGCACCTGGCGACACAGGTCTTCAGCAGCGGAAGCCGGATCTCCGCGATCGAGCGGGGCGAGGACCCCCCGGACCGGGACCTGGCGAAGAAGCTGGAGATCGTCCTGCGGCTTCCGCCCGGCACGCTGGTGAGCCTGGTGAGGATCCTGACCGAGCAGAACGTGCGCGACTACGCGAAGACGTACCTGCGCCGGCAGCTCGAGGCCACCGCCATACACGAGTTCTCGCTCGTCGTGCCCGGCCTGCTGCAGACCGCCGACTACGCCCGCGCGGTGATGGAGGCCGGTCTCCCCGGTGACGCGGCGCAGATCGGCGACTACGTACGCAGGCGGATGGAGCGCCAGACGGTGCTCGCCCGGCCCGACCCGCCCTGGATGGTGGTCGTGCTCGACGAGGCCGCCCTGCGCCGCGACATCGGCGGCGGTCAGGTGATGCGCGCACAGATCGAGCACCTGCTGGACCTGGGCGAACGCCCGCACGTGAACATCCAGTTACTCCCCATGAAAGGGACGCCGGTGCCTGGTTCGGTCGCTCTCCTCACGCTTCCCCAGGGTGTTCGTGGGGCGTACACGGAGGGGTTCAGCACCGGCAACTACACCGAGGAACCGGCCGAGGTGATGCGATTTCAGCGTGTCTATGATCTGCTGCAACAGGGTGCGTTGGGCGTCCGGGCGTCCCTCCGGCTGATGCGTGCTATCGCGAAGGAACACGATGACTGA
- a CDS encoding GGDEF domain-containing protein: MGEDVRLRAVVALAQAMAAAHTPREFWRAAALGACRGLDGTFAALSVWERDRGRLKVLVNAGQRAAGEEEFPDAETYPVHQFPEITEFLHERWVGGGEPDAWVETVGDSVSTGRVTGLRRRDRGCCVVAPIVLHGRAWGELYVARPAGVRVFGRDDADFAAVLAAVVAAGIAQAERLEEVRKLAFTDPLTGLANRRAVDTRLDEAIERYRTDGSVVSLVVCDLNGLKRVNDTHGHAVGDRLLERFGSVLSRCGAMLPGALSARLGGDEFCLLSVGPTADEVVAAADELCVRAGELELGEGVACGVASTGDPIGPLKSARRLFRLADAAQYQAKAAKSAKPVVAGRDGSVLRLADAPPGGRDRRRFRDAPPL, encoded by the coding sequence ATGGGAGAGGACGTGCGGCTTCGGGCCGTGGTGGCGCTGGCGCAGGCGATGGCGGCGGCGCACACCCCGCGCGAGTTCTGGCGGGCGGCGGCGCTCGGCGCCTGCAGGGGGCTCGACGGCACCTTCGCCGCGCTGTCGGTCTGGGAACGTGACCGCGGGCGGCTCAAGGTACTGGTGAACGCCGGACAGCGGGCCGCGGGGGAGGAGGAGTTCCCCGACGCCGAGACCTACCCCGTGCACCAGTTCCCCGAGATCACGGAATTCCTGCACGAACGCTGGGTCGGCGGCGGCGAGCCCGACGCCTGGGTGGAGACGGTGGGCGACAGCGTCTCCACCGGACGGGTCACCGGACTGCGCAGACGAGACCGCGGCTGTTGCGTGGTCGCGCCGATCGTGCTGCACGGGCGTGCCTGGGGCGAGCTGTACGTGGCCCGACCGGCCGGCGTCCGGGTGTTCGGCCGTGACGACGCGGACTTCGCGGCCGTGCTCGCGGCCGTCGTGGCGGCCGGGATCGCCCAGGCGGAGCGCCTGGAAGAGGTGCGCAAGCTGGCCTTCACCGACCCGCTCACCGGTCTCGCGAACCGGCGCGCCGTGGACACACGGCTCGACGAGGCCATCGAGCGCTACCGGACGGACGGCTCCGTGGTGAGCCTGGTCGTCTGCGACCTCAACGGTCTGAAGCGGGTGAACGACACCCATGGGCACGCCGTCGGCGACCGGTTGCTGGAACGGTTCGGCTCGGTGCTCTCCCGCTGCGGCGCCATGCTGCCGGGAGCGCTCTCGGCGCGGCTCGGCGGTGACGAGTTCTGCCTGCTCTCGGTGGGCCCCACGGCCGACGAGGTGGTGGCCGCCGCCGACGAGCTGTGCGTCCGGGCCGGGGAGCTGGAGCTCGGCGAGGGGGTCGCCTGCGGGGTGGCGTCCACGGGCGACCCGATCGGCCCGCTGAAGTCCGCGCGCCGCCTCTTCCGCCTCGCGGACGCGGCGCAGTACCAGGCCAAGGCGGCGAAATCGGCGAAGCCGGTGGTGGCGGGACGCGACGGCTCGGTCCTCCGCCTCGCGGACGCGCCCCCCGGCGGCCGGGACCGCCGCCGCTTCCGCGACGCGCCGCCGCTGTAG
- a CDS encoding enoyl-CoA hydratase/isomerase family protein, whose product MTEQAEQRFGEFVAVRRQGHVAEFVLDRPKAMNAVSLEMARSITAACAALAEDTSVRVTVLTSSNDRAFCVGADLKERNSFTDADMLRQRPTSRAGYTGVLELPMPTIAAVHGFALGGGFELALACDLIVADATAVVGLPEVSVGVIPGGGGTQLLPRRVGAARAAELVFTARRVEAAEARALGLVDLLEEDARTAALELAERIAANSPVGLRAAKRAMRLGHGLDLRAGLEVEDAAWRAVAFSGDRAEGVAAFNEKRKPAWPGE is encoded by the coding sequence ATGACCGAGCAGGCCGAACAGCGCTTTGGTGAGTTCGTCGCGGTACGCAGGCAGGGGCACGTCGCCGAGTTCGTCCTCGACCGGCCCAAGGCGATGAACGCGGTCTCCCTGGAGATGGCCCGCTCCATCACGGCCGCCTGCGCGGCGCTCGCGGAGGACACCTCGGTCCGGGTGACCGTGCTGACCTCGTCGAACGACCGGGCCTTCTGTGTCGGCGCCGACCTCAAGGAGCGCAACTCCTTCACGGACGCGGACATGCTCCGTCAGCGGCCCACCTCGCGCGCCGGCTACACCGGTGTCCTGGAGCTGCCGATGCCCACGATCGCCGCGGTCCACGGCTTCGCGCTGGGCGGCGGATTCGAGCTGGCGCTCGCCTGTGACCTGATCGTCGCCGACGCCACGGCCGTGGTCGGTCTGCCGGAGGTCTCGGTGGGTGTCATCCCCGGCGGCGGCGGTACCCAGCTGCTGCCGCGTCGGGTCGGCGCCGCGCGGGCGGCGGAGCTGGTCTTCACGGCACGCCGGGTCGAGGCGGCCGAGGCGCGCGCGCTGGGCCTGGTGGACCTGCTGGAGGAGGACGCCCGCACGGCGGCCCTGGAGCTCGCGGAGCGTATCGCCGCTAACTCGCCGGTCGGTCTGCGCGCGGCCAAGCGGGCGATGCGGCTCGGCCACGGACTCGACCTGCGGGCCGGCCTGGAGGTCGAGGACGCGGCGTGGCGGGCGGTGGCCTTCTCGGGAGACCGCGCGGAGGGCGTGGCGGCCTTCAACGAGAAGCGCAAGCCGGCGTGGCCGGGTGAGTGA
- a CDS encoding adenylate/guanylate cyclase domain-containing protein: MTVDDAGNGGEAEPATYPTPHHVVDHTAEPSDDPLAIRLEQLILGADRRYTPFQAARTAGVSMELASRFWRAMGFADIGQAKALTEADVLALRRLAGLVEAGLLSEPMAVQVARSTGQTTARLAEWQIDSFLEGLTEPPEPGMTRTEVTYPLVELLLPELEEFLIYVWRRQLAAATGRVVQAADDEEMVDRRLAVGFADLVGFTRLTRRLEEEELGELVEAFETTCADLVAAHGGRLIKTLGDEVLYCADDAGTAAEIALRLIETLGHDETMPSLRVGIAFGTVTTRMGDVFGTTVNLASRLTSIAPKDAVLVDGALAEELVRTGDAPASEARAAEEAARAEKEGEEPPAYRFALQPMWQRPVRGLGVVEPWQLGRRPS; the protein is encoded by the coding sequence GTGACCGTCGACGACGCGGGCAACGGCGGCGAGGCCGAGCCGGCCACGTACCCCACACCTCACCATGTCGTCGACCACACGGCCGAGCCGAGCGACGACCCCCTGGCGATCCGCCTCGAACAGCTGATTCTGGGCGCGGACCGGCGCTACACCCCCTTCCAGGCGGCCCGCACCGCCGGCGTCTCGATGGAGCTCGCCTCCCGCTTCTGGCGGGCCATGGGATTCGCCGACATCGGTCAGGCCAAGGCCCTCACCGAGGCCGACGTGCTCGCCCTGCGGCGGCTGGCCGGTCTCGTCGAGGCGGGGCTGCTGAGCGAGCCGATGGCCGTGCAGGTCGCCCGGTCCACCGGTCAGACCACCGCCCGGCTGGCCGAATGGCAGATCGACTCCTTCCTGGAGGGCCTGACCGAGCCCCCCGAGCCCGGCATGACCCGGACCGAGGTCACCTACCCCCTGGTCGAGTTGCTCCTGCCCGAACTGGAGGAGTTCCTGATCTACGTGTGGCGCCGGCAGCTGGCCGCCGCCACCGGCCGGGTCGTGCAGGCGGCCGACGACGAGGAGATGGTCGACCGGCGGCTCGCCGTCGGGTTCGCGGACCTGGTCGGCTTCACCCGGCTGACCCGCCGGCTGGAGGAGGAGGAGCTCGGCGAACTCGTCGAGGCATTCGAGACCACCTGCGCCGACCTGGTCGCCGCGCACGGCGGACGGCTGATCAAGACCCTCGGCGACGAGGTGCTGTACTGCGCCGACGACGCGGGCACGGCGGCCGAGATCGCCCTGCGGCTGATCGAGACGCTCGGCCACGACGAGACGATGCCCTCCCTGCGCGTCGGCATCGCCTTCGGCACTGTGACGACCCGGATGGGCGACGTCTTCGGGACGACGGTGAACCTGGCGAGCAGGCTCACCTCGATAGCGCCCAAGGACGCCGTGCTGGTCGACGGCGCGCTCGCCGAGGAACTCGTCCGGACCGGCGACGCGCCCGCCTCCGAGGCACGCGCGGCCGAGGAGGCGGCCAGGGCCGAGAAGGAGGGCGAGGAGCCGCCCGCCTACCGTTTCGCGCTCCAGCCCATGTGGCAGCGGCCGGTGCGCGGCCTCGGCGTCGTGGAGCCCTGGCAGCTCGGCCGTCGGCCCTCCTGA
- a CDS encoding biotin--[acetyl-CoA-carboxylase] ligase, translated as MTSSHDSGGPWSDLDRPPLNAGALRRALVTPDALWTSLEVVSTTGSTNSDLASRAGDLPEGAVLVAEEQTSGRGRLDRSWVAPARSGIFVSVLLRPAVPVHRWGWLPLLAGVAAATGLAKAAGVDMSLKWPNDLLVSVGGEERKAGGILAERADETGVVIGLGINVTLREDELPVPAAGSLLLANAVSTDRDPLLRAVLRSMEKWYGDWVRADGDPAASGLQDAYAAGCATLGRRVRAELPGERKLEGVAVALDGDGRLVVDTEGGGTEAVSAGDIVHVRAES; from the coding sequence ATGACGTCCTCTCATGACTCAGGAGGGCCCTGGTCCGACCTGGACAGGCCCCCGCTCAACGCCGGCGCGCTGCGCCGCGCGCTCGTGACTCCCGACGCTCTGTGGACCTCGCTGGAGGTGGTCTCCACGACCGGCTCCACCAACTCGGACCTCGCCTCCCGCGCCGGTGACCTGCCCGAGGGCGCGGTGCTCGTCGCCGAGGAACAGACCTCGGGGCGTGGCCGGCTCGACCGCAGCTGGGTGGCGCCCGCCCGGTCCGGGATCTTCGTTTCCGTCCTGCTCAGGCCGGCGGTGCCGGTGCACCGCTGGGGCTGGCTGCCGCTGCTGGCCGGCGTCGCCGCGGCGACCGGGCTCGCGAAGGCCGCCGGTGTCGACATGTCCCTCAAATGGCCCAACGACCTGCTGGTTTCCGTCGGCGGTGAGGAACGCAAGGCCGGCGGGATTCTCGCCGAGCGGGCCGACGAGACCGGTGTCGTCATCGGGCTCGGCATCAACGTCACCCTGAGGGAGGACGAGCTGCCGGTGCCCGCGGCTGGTTCCCTGCTGCTCGCGAACGCGGTCTCCACGGACCGCGACCCGCTGCTGCGGGCCGTCCTGCGGTCCATGGAGAAGTGGTACGGCGACTGGGTCCGGGCGGACGGGGACCCCGCCGCCTCCGGCCTTCAGGACGCCTACGCCGCGGGGTGCGCGACCCTGGGCCGCCGCGTCCGGGCCGAGCTCCCCGGCGAACGGAAGCTGGAGGGCGTGGCTGTCGCGCTCGACGGCGACGGCCGTCTGGTGGTGGACACGGAGGGCGGTGGCACGGAAGCCGTCTCCGCCGGTGACATCGTGCACGTCCGCGCGGAGTCGTAG
- a CDS encoding acyl-CoA carboxylase subunit beta, producing MSESVQPQEIDIHTTAGKIADLQRRIDEATHAGSQRAVEKQHAKGKLTARERIALLLDEDSFVELDELARHRSTSFGLEHNRPYGDGVVTGYGTVDGRPVAVFSQDFTVFGGALGETFGQKIIKVMDFALKTGCPVVGINDSGGARIQEGVNALGMYGEIFRRNTHASGVIPQISLVVGPCAGGAVYSPAITDFTVMVDQTSHMFITGPDVIKTVTGEDVGFEELGGARTHNTTSGVAHHMSGDEKDAIEYVKSLLSYLPSNNLSEPPAFPEVAGTEVTDEDRELDILIPDSANQPYDMHRVIEHVVDDGEFLETQALFAPNILTGFGRVEGFPVGVVANQPMQFAGCLDIDASEKAARFVRTCDAFNIPVLTFVDVPGFLPGVDQEYGGIIRRGAKLIYAYAEATVPLITVITRKAFGGAYDVMGSKHLGADLNLAWPTAQIAVMGAQGAVNILHRRTIEAVKDADEAAAERARLIQEYEDTLLNPYTAAERGYIDGVVMPSDTRPQIVKGLRQLRSKRENLPPKKHGNIPL from the coding sequence ATGTCCGAGTCGGTACAGCCACAGGAAATCGACATTCACACGACCGCGGGCAAGATCGCGGATCTTCAGCGCCGTATTGACGAGGCGACCCACGCCGGTTCCCAGCGCGCCGTGGAGAAGCAGCACGCGAAGGGCAAGCTGACCGCGCGCGAGCGGATCGCCCTGCTGCTCGACGAGGACTCGTTCGTCGAGCTGGACGAGCTGGCCCGGCACCGCTCCACCAGCTTCGGCCTGGAGCACAACCGTCCGTACGGCGACGGTGTCGTCACCGGCTACGGCACGGTCGACGGGCGGCCCGTCGCGGTCTTCTCGCAGGACTTCACGGTCTTCGGCGGCGCACTGGGCGAGACCTTCGGCCAGAAGATCATCAAGGTGATGGACTTCGCCCTGAAGACCGGATGCCCGGTCGTCGGCATCAACGACTCCGGCGGCGCCCGCATCCAGGAGGGTGTCAACGCGCTGGGCATGTACGGCGAGATCTTCCGCCGCAACACCCACGCCTCCGGCGTCATCCCGCAGATCTCGCTCGTCGTCGGTCCGTGCGCGGGCGGTGCGGTCTACTCCCCCGCGATCACCGACTTCACGGTGATGGTGGACCAGACCTCGCACATGTTCATCACCGGTCCTGACGTCATCAAGACGGTGACGGGCGAGGACGTCGGCTTCGAGGAGCTCGGCGGCGCGCGGACGCACAACACCACGTCGGGCGTCGCCCACCACATGTCGGGCGACGAGAAGGACGCGATCGAGTACGTCAAATCCCTCCTGTCCTACCTCCCTTCGAACAACCTGTCGGAGCCGCCGGCCTTCCCCGAGGTCGCCGGGACCGAGGTGACGGACGAGGACCGCGAGCTGGACATCCTGATCCCGGACTCCGCGAACCAGCCGTACGACATGCACCGGGTCATCGAGCACGTCGTCGACGACGGCGAGTTCCTGGAGACCCAGGCGCTGTTCGCGCCGAACATCCTGACCGGCTTCGGCCGGGTCGAGGGCTTCCCGGTCGGCGTCGTCGCCAACCAGCCGATGCAGTTCGCGGGGTGTCTGGACATCGACGCGAGCGAGAAGGCGGCCCGCTTCGTCCGTACCTGCGACGCCTTCAACATCCCCGTGCTGACCTTCGTGGACGTCCCCGGCTTCCTGCCGGGTGTCGACCAGGAGTACGGCGGCATCATCCGCCGCGGCGCGAAGCTGATCTACGCCTACGCCGAGGCGACCGTCCCGCTGATCACCGTCATCACGCGCAAGGCGTTCGGCGGCGCGTACGACGTCATGGGCTCCAAGCACCTCGGCGCGGACCTGAACCTGGCCTGGCCCACCGCGCAGATCGCGGTCATGGGCGCGCAGGGCGCGGTCAACATCCTGCACCGCAGGACGATCGAGGCGGTGAAGGACGCGGACGAGGCGGCGGCGGAGCGGGCGCGGCTGATCCAGGAGTACGAGGACACCCTGCTCAACCCGTACACGGCCGCCGAGCGCGGCTACATCGACGGCGTCGTCATGCCGTCGGACACCCGCCCGCAGATCGTGAAGGGACTGCGTCAGCTGCGTTCGAAGCGGGAAAACCTGCCTCCGAAGAAGCACGGCAACATTCCCCTCTAG
- a CDS encoding acyl-CoA carboxylase subunit epsilon, with the protein MIKVVRGNPTPEELAAALAVVQARAAATAAASAAGSGPEVPEGWSDPSRIARGVRHRPGPRSWVRSYWPV; encoded by the coding sequence ATGATCAAGGTCGTACGAGGAAACCCGACACCCGAGGAGCTGGCCGCCGCCCTGGCGGTGGTCCAGGCCCGGGCCGCGGCGACGGCGGCGGCGTCCGCGGCCGGCAGCGGCCCGGAGGTGCCGGAAGGCTGGTCGGACCCGTCGCGGATCGCGCGCGGGGTGCGCCACCGGCCGGGACCGCGCTCATGGGTGCGGTCCTACTGGCCGGTGTAG